CTGGGAAGCAGATCGCTACCTTCCCAGGCTGACCCCTCAGCAAACGCAGCTACTTTGCCAAACTTTGGGCATCAGTCTAGATGATCTGGCAGGCGAAAGTTAGGCGTATATATTGTCCAGGATGTTGTCCAATCGACTGTGATCAACTGGGAGAGCGATCGCTACAAACCGAAGCTTTACGCGACCCAGATGAAAGCAGGCTGCGACCTGACTGCCTGACACAAGTGGTTGAAAGAGTTGAGACCTCGTCAACAGAGGGAAAAGGTGAGCTGACATGAGACGCTGAAATTTGCGTCATCTCAGGGTCTGTATCATGCCAGCCACCACCTGCCTCTATGATCAAGTGCTGTCGTTATTGCGTCAATCCAGTAATGCCCGCGACCTGCGCCACCTCAAAGCGCTGGCGTGGATGGTGACGGCCCTGGTGTGCAGCGGTCGGTTGAGCCTGCCGCAGTGGGAAGCCTATGTGCCCAGTCGGGCCCGTCAGGCGCAAAGCACCGAACGCCGGTGGCAGCGCTTCCTAGGCAATCGCCGGGTGCGGGTCAAAAGTCTGTACGTGCCGCTGGTGCTAGCCGCCATCCATCGCTGGCAAGGTCGGCGGCTTTACCTGGCGCTCGATACGACGGTGTTGTGGAATCGCTACTGCAGGATTCACCTGACGGTTACCTGTTGCGGACGAGCGGTGCCGCTGCTGTGGCGGGTTTTGGAGCATCCCAGTGCCACCGTCAGCACGAAGCGATACCTCCCCATGCTGCGGTTAGCCCATCGGCTGTTGCAGTCGTACCCCGATGTGATGGTTATGGGGAGACAGAACCGCAACAGAGAGGAGACGACCATGCATTGAGCGACAGTCAGATGTCTACTAACATATCGCTTCGCTCCTCTCATACAGCTCACTAAGAGCCAGAGAAATGGTAATAGGAAAAGGAACTGGGCTAGGGATTGAGGACGACCATCCAACGTCAGACATCTCGATGTCTACTAACATATTGCATCGCCTCAACCTTGACCAGCTTCCTTCAACGAATTCTCAGGGAGTGGTGACAGACACCTTCCATAATCTCTTCGCTCAGAAGCAGGCAGCCCAGTTCCAGACAACAAACTATCCCCAACTTAGCTGATGGAAAGAACCTTTGTCGCCTACATCGGCA
The Thermoleptolyngbya sichuanensis A183 DNA segment above includes these coding regions:
- a CDS encoding helix-turn-helix transcriptional regulator; the protein is MESFGKRLKQYREAASLTQRELAARLDVTITTVQNWEADRYLPRLTPQQTQLLCQTLGISLDDLAGES